In Montipora foliosa isolate CH-2021 chromosome 9, ASM3666993v2, whole genome shotgun sequence, the DNA window AACACGCAGAAGTGAAGGTTTGGTTAATTTGTTTTCCGTGCTCAGAATCCTACTAATGCGACGACGATGTATCGTGCATTGTCGATGCCATGCGTAAGCAGTTAGTAGTGAAAGTTCTAATTTGCAAGCGTCATGGACGAATAATCAAGAAAGATGGCTTAGAAAGAAAGAAGGAGGCTGCCACAACCAAGACTTGCTAAGACTATATCCCTGTTAACCAGGTTCACTCTCAGGAAAAACACTCGGCGTTAAATTTTACCTCGTTAAATTTTACCATCTGGCACGTATATCCTATAAAAACCCAGCTCATTTAGCGGCAAGGGGGAATTGTTTTAGGCAAACAGAAAAAGATGGCTCAACCCTCATACCTTTCATATTCCTTTCTGCTCAATTTTTCACAGGATGAAAACCTTTGCAGCTTACATTTATTACCATTCGTGCATAATATAATAAGCCATCCTTAGATTTTAGCAATTGACTTTGGCATTTCAAGAGTGATTTGTTAGCATTTGTTGAAAGAGATTAATTTTCATCCCAACAACAATTGCAGGTGGTCGACGGTACGATTAAAATGAACTCATGTATCATTTTACtagttttgctagtgttttATCTTCCTCAATTGAAAAGCTTTGGATTTAAAATTCGATTGAATTCTAAAAGAACTAATTTTTAGAGGTTCCCTATGTTGTCGTAAATCGTATCATTTCTTATGAAGCCGCTAAGAACACAAAACCTTATTTTCcttgcttttcttgtgttgttttgtttgttttaaatttaattaatttaaggcAATTGTGTCTTTTCAGTTTGAAAGGCCGAGAGGTCGATACTCTAGGGGCTGACGTTCTTCCTTCCTATTTATGTATGTCGTGAAGGGGTGAGAATTACCAGCAGCCGTTTgataattgtttttctttgtttgatcTTTATTCCACTGCTTGCAATTGGTGTGGCTCTTAATTAGGAGTCAAACGTCCAATCAGGTTTTATAAAATTGAACCCGACAATATCTACCTCTGTAAACGTCATGCATTGTTATGAATTACGACGAGACACTGAAGCGTAACACAATTTTAACTGGACTCGGCTACACATCGATTTACAAAGGAGATGTATACGAGTGAAATGCTACGACGTACAAAAACCTTCGATAACAAGAgcgggaacaacaacgaaagtcaATGACACTCTAAGTCCTACGCACTAGGGTGGGGATAGTATAATTATTCATAGGTCCAGTCTCTCAGGCTTCTTTATCACTCTTCTAGAACGAGTACGGGTTGTAACATTCTCCCCACCTTGTCCTCCTTCGGGGAGGACAACGCTCAATTTAGGCTTGGAAACAGGTATACTTGCAGCATGAACAGTGTTCGTTTGCGGCTTCTCCCCACCATGGACTGAATCCTCTGCTTCCGGCTTACTTGTGAAGCTGCTGACTCAATCTCTAACTTGTGTAAACGTTGAACGGGTCTGTTGTAGAAACTGTTATGCGCTCTAACTGTAGCGGGCCGTACAAGCCCGTCGTTAACTGGATAAACCCTTTCAACTTTAGCCAATGGCCATTTGGTGCGCGGCACATTGTCGTCAGAAATAAGTACAATGTCGCCTACTCGAATAGAAGGGATCTCTTTACGCCAGTTGGTTCTTACCGATAGGAGATGTAGGTACTCTTGTTTCCAACGCTTCCAGTAGTGATTGAGTAGTCTCTGCAGGTAGAGATACCTTTCGACAGTCCTCTTACTGGTCTCCTCTAAGctactttctttcctttccggtAACTGGTTAATTAGCCTACCAATTGCAAGATGAGCAGGTGTAATAGGTAACGGGTCTCTGCAATCATCACTTACTGCGGTCAACGGCCGCGAGTTAATGATACCTTCGATTCTGACCAGCAACGTGTTTAGCTCAGAAAAGGTGAGAAGTGCCCTTCCAAGGACCTTACGCAGTGGTTCTTTTATCGCTCTGCAAAATCGTTCCCACCATCCACCTCTCCATGGGGAACGCTCTGTGATGAATTTCCACTTGATCCCTCGTGATGAGAACTCTGACTTGATTTGATCTTGATCCAGCGTACTCCACATTCTTTGACTTTCAGTAGTGGGTTCATCGTATAATTTCTGAATTTCCCTGCTTGCTGCCTTGAAGGTTTGTGCATTGTCTGACCACACTGTATGGCAAAGACCTCTGCGACTCGTCATGCGACTAAAAGCTTGAAGGAACTCATCAGTTGTCAAACTATGTGTAAGTTCCAGGTGAACCATACGAGATGATGCGCATGTGAAAATACACACATATGCTTTCTTAATGTTTAAGCCCTCTTTTACATACAGTGGTCCCGCAAAATCAGTCCCAACATGCGCGAAAGCTGGTGAACAGGAAATTCTTTCCTCTGGCAACTGACCCATTTTCTGGGAACAAGGTCCAACTCGTTGTCTTTGGCAAGCTACACATCTTCTGATAACACGTTTAACCTCACGTCTTCCTTAAGTTAGCCAAACTTTCTGCCTTAAAGTTGATAATACCGTTTCTGGACCAGCATGCAACATGTTCTTATGTACATCTTGCACCATCTTGGCAACTTCAGGATGTCCGTGAGGCAAGATTATTTGATGCTTGCTCTGTTCGGGAAGATGAGCAAACTGTAGCCTCCCACCAACTCTTAATACCTGATCATTTCTGTCATAATAAGGGTCCAGTTTCAGGAGGCGGCTGTTACTGGGAAGCACCTCTCCAGCTTTCAGTTTCTCGAATTCTTCTTTGTAGACCACTTCCTGCACCCACATACAACATTTAATCTCGGCTTGCCTCACCTCGTCCGCCGACAGTTCCCTTTCACAAGACCTAGACTTAGTCTTAAACAATTTGACCGCTCTCAATACATAAGCAGTTACTCGAATCAACTTTAACCATGTCCCGTAGCGTGACATATCAATCAGTGGTTCTGCAACAACTGCTGTATACACATGGGTAGTTCTTTTTTCCTCGCAAGCTTCGGCGGGAGCAGATTCGTTTTCGGGTTGAGCGGGTAGTGGTTCGCAAGGCGAAGACATCCATTGGGGTCCATTCCACCACAAAGTGCTTGAAATCATATCACTACAGCTTAACCCACGCGTCAACAAGTCTGCAGGATTCTCCTTACTTCCACAATACCTCCAACACTCAGGATTCCATGTTGACTGTACCTCAGCCACACGATTGGCAACAAATGGCTTCCAGGAAGAACTCTGCCCATTTATCCAATGCAGTGCCACCATACTATCTGACCAACACACAACCCTAGCCATTTTCATTGGCAAAGCCCCTACAACAAATTTTAGCAACCTGGCATTTACGACTGCTGCTAAAAGTTCCAGCCTTGGAAGTGACACCTTCTTAATGGGCGAGACTCTGGACTTCGATATTACCAGCTGTGAGGATACATTGTCTTGCTTGTCTCTTATTCGAATGTACACTGCTGCTCCACACGCCTTGGGGGAAGCATCTCCAAAGCCATGCACCTCTACCACAGAGTCTTGCGTAATACCATTTCCGAAGCATCGAGGGAAGTCACATCTTTTAGCTGCAACGACTCGGACTTCCAACTTAACCACTTTGCTTTAGTGTCGCTATCTAACGGGTCATCCCACTGTAATCCTTTCAACCACAACtcttggaaaaggattttggctCTAACAGTGAAGGGTGATATCAGTCCCAGTGGGTCAAACATTTTCGATGCCAGACTAAGTAGACTTCTCTTTGACATTGGATCATGGGATGAGATGATTCCACTCAGTGCGAGGAATCTAAGGTGGTCAGAGTTCAAGTCCCATGACACGCCAAGTGAATTGAACTCCACGAATGGCGATGAGGCTCTTTTAGCTGGGTCAATAGCATCCATTACTAGCTCTGAGTTACTTGCCCACTTGGTCAAATTGAATGCCGCTGTCATCATAATTTCTGACATTTCTTGTTGAAGCTTCAAAGTTGAATCTACTGTATCGGCTCCTGTCAGGCAGTCATCGAcatacatattttgtaaaatttcttctaCTGCATACGgggacatttctttgtatttgtttacatgagcGTGGACTGTAGCAATTGCAAGGAAAGGACTTGCGTTCACACCGAAAGTCAATCTCTGCATTCTGTACACCTTTGGTGCTTCGTTAGGCTGTAAATCTCTCCACAGGTAGCGGTGAACATCTCTGTCCTCTGGTGCTAGTTTGACTTGCAGAAACATCTTTTCAATGTCTGCTATGAGACCAATTTTTGTGTGTTCTAAATCGAATCAGTACAGATGCAAGGTTCGGCTGTAAAGGAGGACCAGGAAGAATACAATCGTTAAGGGAAGCATCACCTCCTTCTCGTGCGGAAGCATCAAATACGATTCTGCATTTTGTCGTTCTTTTGTCGTCACGAAATACAGCATGGTGCGGTAAGTACCGCACAGTTCCATTGTCATCCCTCTGATCAGGTATTTCCTCTGCAAAACCTTTCTCTACATATTCGTTGATCGCTGTTTTGTAAGCCTTAGCTTTCACAGGGTCTTGCCTTAACTTTCTTTCAACACTTTCCAGGCTTCTCAAAGCTTGTGCATAATGACTTTCTAGCTTTGGAGGAtctcgtttccatggtagtcGCACCTCATAGTTATGTCCATCATAGTTCAATCCTCTATTGAAGTCAGCAACAGCACATTCTTCCTCTTGTGACATAACAGGGTCCTCGATTTCTGCAATACCAATTGATTCCAGTTCCCAGAATCTTTTCAATGTTTCGTTAACTCCACCGTTTTCTACAACTGTCAGCATGGATGAAGTTTGCCTTGATTGGCGGTTTACTTGTCCCGTGACGATCCAGCCGAGGCAAGATTCCACAGCAACAAGTGACTCACTAGAACTACCTCTCTTACAGACcccagtcacaaatgagtaGTAGTGGTCGGCACCAATAAGAACATCTACTTGAACTGAACCACGAGGATAACTATCTGCAAGAGTTAAGCCTTGAAGATGAGAGTTCTTATGGAAGTCCATCTGTACTGGCCCGAGAGGATTAcaaattttggaaatagaaagGGCCTCTATCTCCACCTTTGAATCTCTCTTAATTGGTAAAAGGGTAAATTTCACTCTTTGGAATCTCTTCGTTTCGCTGGTTTCCCCACCTAGCGTTGTGACACTTAATAGCTCTGAGGGACCTTGCAGGTCAAGGGCCTCTGCAATGTTCTTTCGTATATACGAACGTTGACTCCCTGAATCTAGTAAAACACGGACTGTCATTTCTTGACCCTTAACAATTAACCTGGCCAATGCTGTCTGTAGGAGTGTTTCTCTCATAGGTAATGCAGGCTTAGTTGAAGCCAATCCACTTAAACTAGTGTTGCTTAGGTGCCGAGGTGTAACAACTGACTGCTGCCCATGCAATAACCAATGATGTCGGTGACCACAATTCGTTACAGAACACTTAGGATGGCGACAAATTCTGGAGAAGTGCTTGTGGTTGCTAGGttttaaacaattgaaacacagTTTGTTCTCTTGCACTAGTTTCCACGTGCCATCACGTGATTTTTCATTAAACATTGGGCAATTTTGTGAGTCGTGATCTGCCTTGCAGAAATTACAATTTGGTTGTGTTGGAGGGCGTTTCACCAAGTAGTGCAGAAGCAGTATACATCTCATTCTCACCACCCATTTTGGGAGATGAAGACTTTCTTCGGTTTTCTTTACTTTTATCAGAACTGTGATTGCCTAAGGTGATCTTATTATTCAAAAAGGAACTAATGCGTCATTTACAAAGAGAATGTTAGaagctttcaatgattttaacatatatcaaatttcttgtcaaatttgttatataaatatgattctaatcatttcttactgttttatagttttaaatattttattgaaaattgtaattactttgagaatttcaaatatttaatcatttctcattgttctatagttttagatattttattgaatattgtaattactttgaaaagccagaatttggaaagtaataaagttattaaCTATTATTAACTATGTTCCCATTTGAACTTCTTTCTCCTGCTTCTTTGGACACAACTTGTCggttaagaaatttaaagaacaattCAAGGCCTATTTCATCTTCTTGAGTGTCTCCAAGTGTCAACTCCCATTTTTCCAATAACTGAGGTGGTAACTTGGTCTCAAAAAGGGGTAACAAAATACATCCATGGCTCATTGGATCTTCTCCAAGAGCCTCTAAAGCTCTAGTTCTGTTCATAAAGGTATCATAGACATCTCTGAGGGAGGATGCATTAACAACAAACTTAGCATCCATCTTGATGACAGATTTCACTAGAAATGAGATGAtcatacgttttcttccatacCTGTGTTTAAGGCATTTAACAGCTGGTTCATAATTTGCTCCagttacttcaaatccgtctcTTACTTTCAAGGCATTTCCAGTTAGCACCGAGCGTAGATACGTAAACTTCTGAACATTTGGTAAATCAACATTGTTATGCACTGCAGCTTCAAACTGATCAcagaagttttgaaatttcaacacaTCGCCATTAAACTTTGGCAACTCAATTCTCGGTAATTTCAGATTTGAGGATACACAACTGTCACTATATGCAATATCCTTCGAGGAGTGACCTCCCACATCGCAATCTTTATTTTGGAATTCATGAGCAGCATCCACAGCtttatctacttcactcagaatTTTTCCCCATCTCCGGAGGTCCTCCTCCATCATATCCTCTGCAACAAGCGCGATTAATTCATTTCTCAGTTGTAGATAATTCTCACGGTACACAGTTAGCCTTTCAATTCTCAACTGcactttgattttgttgctgaCTTAGATACAAAATATCCTGAATCAACGCATCCATATCCATTTGCAAGGCTCTGGCTTTACGTCTAATCGAACTAACCTCCtgaatttcaacttcacttttcaCTTGAAGAGGTTCCTTCGAAGCCTCGGCTAAATTCGAACCTTCCTTTAACTCTGGTGCAATAACATCTGACTTCGAATCATGCTGAGCGTTCACTAACCTTTCCACTAAGACTTTTCTCTTTCCAGTAGTCGGCAATCCTTTTTTTCCAAGCATTTCACGAATTTGGTCGACTGTGAGTTGAGATAAGTCTTCCATTTTGCTCGAGGAACCGGTGGCCATGTGGTTGCAACTGATGACCTTGCGAAGAATTACAAATTTACTGCTGAAATATCTCCTTGACTCCGGCTGTGAAGGACCATGTTAGGAATTACGACGAGACACTGAAGCGTAACGCAACTTTAATCCACTGGACTCGGCTACACATCGATTTACAAAGGGGATGTATACGAGTGAAATGCTACGACGTACAAAAACCTTCGATAACCAGAgcgggaacaacaacgaaagtcacatgacactctaagtcctacacactagggtggggttagtataacTATTCGTAGGACCAGTCTCTCAGGCTTCTTTATCACTCTTCTAGAACGATTACGGGTTGTAACATGCATAGTTTTTTCCTTGGCTGTGCTCTTTCTCACAATTGAAGTAGAGGATATCTTTTTTAATATTGATGGTATATTACGTATAcgcttagggacggaccattatttttttggaggggaggggggatggGAAATCTTGAAAACAATTGTTTGCAAGGACAAAAAAGCCCAAATAAATTGTTTACAagagacaaaaaaggaaaataatagtTTGCAAACCAATATAGAGTATGAAGCTTATTTcaattcaacctcgttcccagggtctctcgagcgaggagagaccctggtagggtctggtcacgtgcttccgtgacaattgaaaacactaggtAGGGttcctctctaaacaaggaatttgtcgcgttgagctttgtcgaattcaaagcgaggctaataGCTTCGCGCTGCGACTCCGCCATTACCCGCGATGGTTTGCGGTAGCCTTCAGGCTGCAATTTCGCATAGTATTTATTCTAACgttaatctaaaagttaaacaagtaaTCTGCCTCGCGGCAATTTACCATGGCGGTGATGTTGTCGCCGTGTTACCCACTGGATATCGAAAGTCGGTTatatttcatcttcttccttCGTTATTCCTCGACAAAATCAACTATGAACGTGGAGCAGCAGCTCATCCCTGTAGTAGTCTCAttatagacaaaattcttactaagccgcccctcccttcattggatatTAAAATTGTcgtctcccagattctgggagacacgtgaccagaccctaccagggtctctcctcgctcgccccaggcgttaagatgtgagaccctgggaacgaggttgatttcAATCATGAAACATGTTACTGaaatgaatttgatttctgtaaTTAAACGTTTTTCCTGTTTATTTATAACAAGGTAAAGTCAAAATAACAAAACTGATTGAGGAAAAGTCACTGGCTGGGTTAATTCCTTAAGGCCTTTTCaaacgcactcgactttgtatacaatacaacattcgacttgtatactctacaaagtcgagtgcgtttgaacacCTTGTATAGTGCCCACTATACACGATTCGACAAGTCTAATCGTGTATAGCgatgtttgaaactggtcatACTTCTACTCGACAACCACtcgacttttcctttgtttcgcgatcaCTGAAGCGATACTCTACAAAGTCGAGCTCGTTTGAACGCACCACTCGACTTGTAGAGCATTATACTGCATGCGAGCATGCGCAGTCGAAGTCGACAAAATCACACACAAACAAGAGTTCAAAATGTTTCGTCATACTTGTAGAGTGGTTGTATAGTCCGAGTCTAGTACGTTTGAACACCTTACCCAACAACGCTATACAATGTCGATCATACAAAGTCGAGAGTTGTATAGTGCGTGTATAAtgcgtttgaacaggccttTAAACAATAAACTATTAGATAATTTAGCTTTTAATTCAAACAATGGTATTTTGTGCTTCAGTCATTCATTAAATgcgcaaaaaaattaaaccgtTAATAAAATACACAATGCAAGTTTCCAATGGCTAATAACCAGATTGAAGTTGGCCACTAGTAAGTTACATGATTCCAAATATGAACTACATGAACAATAAATCTATGGCTACACTTTCAAGAAAGAAGAGAAGTGTGACATCTTTCACTTCAGTGGCAGTGAATAAAACCTACAGTTACATGTCAAAActtgtaataaaaaataaaagcaattaaaaaaattgattgCAGGGTGATGCAGACAGAAAAAATATGTTTACACAGACAACAACACATTGACtgtgttgaaaaaaattcattccccccctcccctctccgAAAAAATAGTGGTCCATCCCTTACATGCAGGGTGTAGGGTAGTGAATAAAGAGTAAAATTTCAAATACATATCAGTGACAGCCATAAGAAATCAATAACTATGAAAGCAAGGACCGACGCAGTCCCGCGCTCTAATCTAAACTGATTAAACCATCGTACAGATAAAACTTAATACCCAAGGTCATTACACTCTTGCTCGGGTAGTCTAAGGCTAAaacaagaaatattttataCTCCATAATTAACGTCCTTTCCTTTCAGTGAAACGTAAATATATTTGAGGTATAAGGCCACAGTCGTCACTGCTTAAGAAGCGCGAGCGCGCTTTCGACAAAGGCAGTGATGGTACCGCCGGCTAGACGTGCTAATTTTTAATCATTCCACGGACCATTCCACGCCTTTTTGTGGCTAGTTTGGCAAGCATGCTCCGACAAGGCGTTTTcgtttttgcaaagaaaaactgCTTTTTGGAGCTCTTTTAAGCGTTTACGAAACTGGAATTTGGTCTGGCCAATGTGTACGTTACCACAATCATTTCTTGATAAAGAATAAACAGAACTGATCAGTTCGTTGTTTCCTCGCTTAATCCTTAGATATGCGCCAGgaaatgtttttcaagtttggagacggtGTCTTCAGAAAgccaccaaaaattaaatacaaatagctctttgtgccacaAATATGTTTCATATCTTCTCAGtgagttgtcaggaatgttataCGTGTGTGCTAagttagatttttacccagttttgacctaaaaacagcaaactTAGCATGACAGTGTTAACTGAATAGAttgcaatgtgaagtgctagatttcaatcccatatgaaccatgtgagtgtcagccctacagatggaaatgggcccacacaaggacagagaaaaacttttccttgtacttgtacatgttcattgccgtgactttaacatcttcacttcccacggcctgctcccgtctgaccttgtagctcagtcggtggagcggcggagatctggCCCgggggtcgtgggttcgattcccaccctagtcggagtttttctctgtccttgcgtgggcccgtttccatcagtagggctaacgctcacatggttcatatgggattgaaatctagcacttcacattgcaatccattcagttaactctgtttaaaatataagtgctacaagggcaacgtttgtataaacgtaacctttccttagcatgacagtgccccttttaAAATACGGGCAAAAATAATGTCCGCGCATGCGAAGAAGTGCAGCAGGAAATGACTTAAAATCATTGAGAAACCCAACTGCAAAGAGGCGACCATTTAATAATTTCAAATGATGCCGGTGATGTTGAATTTGGAACCAATTGCAACGAAGAAACATATTGTTTCGTTGCCAGAGTAAGCATGATTAAAACCAGGGCGCTTATGATTAAAACACATTGCATGCGCGCTGTAAGTATATGACTGTATCCCCCTGCCTTCCATGGTTGCCGTTGTTCTTACCTTTCGACTCACTCACTCTCACGCACTAcaagtctttcattttcaagtttcgaaTTGTTGACCTCGGGAGTGAATAAAAGCCACAAATTGACGAGAAGTGACTTCTACTTTGCATGGATTCGAGCTGAAAGGTGGTGTAAATAAAGATCAATAAAACCAGCTGTTTTAAAAGACACAAGCATACGTACAACCAACCCCATCAACCAGTCGTtaattttctgtcttttgtctgTGCAAAAGATGCTAATAACTCTGTAATGATCTGAGTATGCGTATGTTGATCATTTGGCTTATGCTTTCATAAAATAATCATCCATCTTTCATTCACAACAAAAGAATTTCCTTGCATGTTACATTTCACGAGCAACCCATTTTACAATGACAAGAGAATTAAAGTCTTTGTAGCAGTAGACCATTGAACCATCACCTTCAGACATTGGCACGTCCTAATGATTCTAATTTATTTTCACGTTCTCAATATTCCATTCGCTCTTGAAAAAAGTAGTTTACCTCAGTGAAAGCGTGGATGCCTAACCATGAGAGCACACTTTGCCTGAATGAGTAATTACGAGTTAATTCACCGAGAAGACTCATTTAACATGGATTTATCattgaaaattattaaaatgaacCATGTGTTTTACAATAAAGTAGAACTTAATGGCTTCGAAGTACAGCCAACAGCTTGACGAAGTATTTCGAGTAGTTCCATTAACAATGTGATTAGGCAGGGGTTCGAGGCTGAGGGATGGCCCAGtaatgagagcactcgcctctcaccaatgtggcccggattcGATTCCTGGACTCGGTGCCATAtaacaaatttcagtttttaatgcgtctgtcctgttattgatcatgaatttcgtcacaACATTGTCCAAGTAGCTATGGATcaagactactttgacaatgttgtgacgaaattcatgatcaataacaggacagacgcatgaaaaactgacatctatttgttttttaaaaataacaaaaaggcagaggggtcaaaattaagtcaaaacacgagaacaaCGCGAgagaaaaatgcgagaaacttcaatttttggtctgttccaaacgtcgtgctactgccgtgccgaactcaaatgaaattgtcatttcGATTTAAGTACGGCAGTAGCACGGCGTTTGAAACCATTAAGCGCGGCACGGCTGACTTAGGTTCGGCACGACTACTTAGCACGGCAGGACTTGCCGTGctgcacggcagtagcacgacttggtttcaaacggcgtgctattgttgcgccgaactcaattcataaattaatttaaggtattttgcattatttgcatactaTTACGCTGGATGGATGGTTTGTTTTGACTTTTGAATTCGACGCGACTGTATtaggttcgacgtttgaaactgctgccgtgccatcgtcgtgccactaccaagccaaattcatttaagttcggcacggcagtagcacgacgtttggatCAGGCCTTATTCAATCTGACGGGACCAAATTCAtaacttgcctcgctctctT includes these proteins:
- the LOC137971394 gene encoding uncharacterized protein, with amino-acid sequence MEEDLRRWGKILSEVDKAVDAAHEFQNKDCDVGGHSSKDIAYSDSCVSSNLKLPRIELPKFNGDVLKFQNFCDQFEAAVHNNVDLPNVQKFTYLRSVLTGNALKVRDGFEVTGANYEPAVKCLKHRYGRKRMIISFLVKSVIKMDAKFVVNASSLRDVYDTFMNRTRALEALGEDPMSHGCILLPLFETKLPPQLLEKWELTLGDTQEDEIGLELFFKFLNRQVVSKEAGERSSNGNIVNNS
- the LOC137971390 gene encoding uncharacterized protein; translation: MGQLPEERISCSPAFAHVGTDFAGPLYVKEGLNIKKAYVCIFTCASSRMVHLELTHSLTTDEFLQAFSRMTSRRGLCHTVWSDNAQTFKAASREIQKLYDEPTTESQRMWSTLDQDQIKSEFSSRGIKWKFITERSPWRGGWWERFCRAIKEPLRKVLGRALLTFSELNTLLVRIEGIINSRPLTAVSDDCRDPLPITPAHLAIGRLINQLPERKESSLEETSKRTVERYLYLQRLLNHYWKRWKQEYLHLLSVRTNWRKEIPSIRVGDIVLISDDNVPRTKWPLAKVERVYPVNDGLVRPATVRAHNSFYNRPVQRLHKLEIESAASQVSRKQRIQSMVGRSRKRTLFMLQVYLFPSLN
- the LOC137971391 gene encoding uncharacterized protein, whose protein sequence is MARVVCWSDSMVALHWINGQSSSWKPFVANRVAEVQSTWNPECWRYCGSKENPADLLTRGLSCSDMISSTLWWNGPQWMSSPCEPLPAQPENESAPAEACEEKRTTHVYTAVVAEPLIDMSRYGTWLKLIRVTAYVLRAVKLFKTKSRSCERELSADEVRQAEIKCCMWVQEVVYKEEFEKLKAGEVLPSNSRLLKLDPYYDRNDQVLRVGGRLQFAHLPEQSKHQIILPHGHPEVAKMVQDVHKNMLHAGPETVLSTLRQKVWLT
- the LOC137971393 gene encoding uncharacterized protein, with the protein product MTVRVLLDSGSQRSYIRKNIAEALDLQGPSELLSVTTLGGETSETKRFQRVKFTLLPIKRDSKVEIEALSISKICNPLGPVQMDFHKNSHLQGLTLADSYPRGSVQVDVLIGADHYYSFVTGVCKRGSSSESLVAVESCLGWIVTGQVNRQSRQTSSMLTVVENGGVNETLKRFWELESIGIAEIEDPVMSQEEECAVADFNRGLNYDGHNYEVRLPWKRDPPKLESHYAQALRSLESVERKLRQDPVKAKAYKTAINEYVEKGFAEEIPDQRDDNGTVRYLPHHAVFRDDKRTTKCRIVFDASAREGGDASLNDCILPGPPLQPNLASVLIRFRTHKNWSHSRH
- the LOC137971392 gene encoding uncharacterized protein, producing MFLQVKLAPEDRDVHRYLWRDLQPNEAPKVYRMQRLTFGVNASPFLAIATVHAHVNKYKEMSPYAVEEILQNMYVDDCLTGADTVDSTLKLQQEMSEIMMTAAFNLTKWASNSELVMDAIDPAKRASSPFVEFNSLGVSWDLNSDHLRFLALSGIISSHDPMSKRSLLSLASKMFDPLGLISPFTVRAKILFQELWLKGLQWDDPLDSDTKAKWLSWKSESLQLKDVTSLDASEMVLRKTLW